ACACGGTCGAACCCGATGAAGGACAGTATGACAATCCGGGACCCATCTTCTGGGCTACTGGAGCCGCCATCATGCTTCGACGCGAAGCACTGGATCAGGTAGGTTTGCTCGACGAACATTTTGTTCTGCACATGGAGGAAATTGACCTGTGCTGGCGCCTCCAACGAGCCGGTTATCGTATCGAGCTGGTGCCCGAAAGCGTCGTATATCATCTGGGAGGCAGTTCGCTTCCGCCCCACGACCCACGCAAAACTTACTACAACTTCCGCAATAGCTTGTTGCTACTGTACAAAAACCTTCCCCCTTCCGAGTGGCGCCGTATATTTCCTGCACGTGTCTTCCTCGACGTACTGGCACTGCTACGTTTTGTCCTGCTGGGTCGCTGGAAGGACGCCGCTGCCATTGTGCAGGCTTATCGGGATGCCCATCGCATGCGCTGCCACTATCAAAACCAGCGCCCTGCAAACGGCGAAGCCGTGGTGCTTCCTCCTTATCGGGGCAGCGTGGCGCTGGAGTATTTCCTGTTTCGACGCCGGCGTTTTCAGGAGCTGCCTGTGCAGCGTTTCCTCAAGCCGTGGAGGAAGTGAGACGTCGGCGCGCCGTCCGTTGCTCGTACTGCACGGCAAAGGCTATGGCGCCGAGCACCAGCAGCATCCCGACCACGGAAAGCCCGGGCGGTATCTCGGCGAACATCAGATAAGCCAGCAGTGAAGCCCCGACGGGCTCCAGTAATGAAAGCAAGCCCAGCCAGGCAGCCGGAATATATTTCACACTGTAGTTAAAGGAGCCATGTCCGAGAATCTGTGGCCCCAGCGCCATAAGACCACATAGCAGATAAAAGCGCGGACTGTAACCCCA
Above is a window of Rhodothermus sp. DNA encoding:
- a CDS encoding glycosyltransferase family 2 protein — its product is MQSAPAVSVIIVSWNARHLLERCLPSVVATRYPNLEIILADNGSTDGSSRWVAATFPQVRIVRHPENWAFCRGNNEAIPHARGQYIVLLNNDVEVPADWLWPLVQRMESDPAIGAVQPKLRQYYQRTHFEYAGAAGGFLDRFGYPFTRGRLFDTVEPDEGQYDNPGPIFWATGAAIMLRREALDQVGLLDEHFVLHMEEIDLCWRLQRAGYRIELVPESVVYHLGGSSLPPHDPRKTYYNFRNSLLLLYKNLPPSEWRRIFPARVFLDVLALLRFVLLGRWKDAAAIVQAYRDAHRMRCHYQNQRPANGEAVVLPPYRGSVALEYFLFRRRRFQELPVQRFLKPWRK